The following nucleotide sequence is from Primulina tabacum isolate GXHZ01 chromosome 2, ASM2559414v2, whole genome shotgun sequence.
tagcgtgcttatgtcctcactgaCACGCACCCTacgaaacttcccaggaggtcacccatcccaaaattgtccaaagtcaagcacgcttaacgtaggagtttttatgtgatgagctaccgaaaagaagatgcaccttcttgatatgagtagtacatatcaaatgttttaagccctcttcaactgcacagtctcatacctTAACAATTTCGGAACCCCTCTTCTTCtggtgtaagatcggttcatccaTGTTCCCTCCGCTTAGAAGCcttccaggagccgctcattgtccatgcaacctcatggcaccggcgatcactccccgccctcttcggcctcgggcctcacatgcccaccagcttccgctttggttcgtccccgaaccacaccgtactcggagaggtcggctctgataccaactgtaacgtcccagattggACGATTGTCCTCAGTgtaccaagacaagtctttccagcatgcttatgtcctcactcacacgcaccctaggaaacttcccaagaggtcacccatcccaaaattgtccgaagtcaagcacgcttaacttaggagtttttatgtgatgagctaccgaaaagaagatgcaccttcttgatatgagtagtacatatcaaatcttttaagccctcttcaactgcacAGTCCCATACCTTAACAGTTTCGGAATCCATCTCCTTGtggtgtaagatcggttcatccaTGTTCCCTCCGCCTAAAAGCCTGCCAGTAGccactcattgtccgtgcaaccacatggcaccggcgatcactccccgccctcttcggccccgggcctcacagaaAGACtcaaactcgagaaaatatataattttgcaTAAACAAGGgcatataaaaacataaaaataatttacataTCTTACATGcatcatttaaatcattttaaattaattagataaGTTAACAAATTTAATCATGCATGGGGTTTACGTGTACTAGTTTTTTGACACTGCACACGCTTAATCCAACAAGAACTATCAGCTTGTTTTCCTTTGTCTAGTAATTTCCTTCACAAATTTGGGTTAGTTGTTCCAAGATTTCTCTAGCAATtgaacatgtttttattttactgaaCATATTTTATCTAATGTTTTATAAAAGGATATCTTTTGCAATGTTGTCTAAAttctcttttttattttattgaacaTATTTTATCTAATGTTTTATAAGGATATCTTTTGCAATGTTGTCTAGATTCgctttctttttatcatttgtTGTCCACTCCATTCTGGGTCCTTTACTATTTGAGGAGCACCGAATGTTAcagcaacaacaatttttggcTTCATGATCTTTACAGGTCATTCGGTTATTAAATATCATATGTCATCATCTTGATATGATAAATGTTCCTGCATTCGAATTTTCCATTCATCATATTCTTCTGAAAACATGAGGATTTTGTTAAAAGATGCCATCAAAGAGTATCAGATATCAGAATAAATTGCTCTGATACTATTTGTTAAGATCGAAAATAATAGTTTAGGTGTTAACAGCTTAAGTTAATATTCAAATCAGACTTAAGTAAAAATAAGCTATTGAAATACTTTAAGTGAAGAAACAGCTCAAATTATTAAGTGAATAAGATATATGAGCACGACATATTAGTTCAAGTTAATGAATCAACTAAACAGGTAATGGCAAGTAAAATGAATGAAAATAAATGGAGGTGGAAATTTGTTTAAGGAAGTCCAAAGACTAAGCTTCTACGTCTCATCTCTTCTGTTTCCAGGAGACTAGGATATTTGATTGGTACTAtttttgtacaaactcacttcaTATCAGCTCACCAACCCTAAATAGCTTAAACTCCTAGTAACTATTTTCTTAACTTGATCTGTTTAGAAACATGCTTCTGACAGTTACAATGATTTTCACAGTATAATGAAACTTGTGCAAACAAAAGATAAGTGATAATACAATGTACACAATCTGATCTTTAATCGATATGATAGAACTTTGCGCGTGAACAAAAACAGTTTAAGACAAAACTTTTGAGAAATGTTGTGAAACTTGAGGAGGGGTGATGAAGCTTAAAGATGTTGCAGTAGCCTTCTTAATTCTTGatgcatttttttttataagtgtTGGTTCCCAGCGTTAATAAATAAAGGCGGTATTCACAGATGTACTGGATAGCTGAAAATTAAGGAGAGAGTGTCACGTGTGTTTGTTGTTTTTCCGAAAATAGTAACAACCAATTCAAATTCTTGGACACTAGCTAAAAAAGGTAaccaacatatcttttaatatGTCTTGATTGACAACTCTTTGAAATATACTCGAAGATGATTGTCTGTTGTCTTCAGATAATGTCATCATATCAGTCTGCAAGCTGATCTGTTCTACTACAAAATAATTGTGGACAGCTTGGTTCACTTCAAGATGATGTAGATGCTCTTCATATCAAAACAGTTAGAAAACTCGAATTGTCTTTCCGTTTCATCTTATATCAACGTAGTTGATCAACACACTTGATATTTTTTCAACGATAATTTTGTCAATTCAGTTCACTGAGATGCATTTATTAATTTTACTTAAGTTAGATCAGCTTAAGTTGTGATCACCAATACttagatttcaaatttatctcaacaAAAAACATTTTACGCAGATCAATTATTTTTACAATGACGgtaaattgttttattttttttaaaataatattttacaaaaattgCTAATGATAGATTTGAATCATTAAACCtcgttataattttttttatgtttaaattttatctaaaaattatttcagattttttatgtatattattatGATGAAATatgacaaataaataaattcatgtcATAAATGTGAGTTTATTTATCATATTATTCTtactaataatatttttaagtttttaatatttcaatGTAACATTTCTAGctccaagttttaaaaaatgTGATGTGTGTAGTCCTTGTCgttaattttatgattaaaaacaACGGTAGGAACTAAACATGTCATGTTTTTTTAAGTTTGTGGATCAAAATTGTTAAGTTGAAATGTGCAAgggaaaaaaaatgttttgggacgaAAGTAGGGGATTAAAATCATCATTTTCCCCAAATAAATCAGTGCACGTTCATGTTCAAAATAAATCTAATAACTGTTACAATAAACTGCCAGACCCAAATAAATCTATGTCAAAATGAATGTATTTTACCATAAAAGAGCATTGCTTCATCATGTAACTCAAATAGCAATACAAAATTGTCAGCTCCCTCTAACCTAAGTCTTCTCATTACACCACAAGAATTTTGCAATCAAACAGAAACACTGGATTCAACCCGAAAATTAGCATAAAAATTTATGTTCATGCCGAAAACTATAAGACACATTCCATTACAATAATCTAAATATTTCTGTAACTACACGGTCATTTCTAAAATAAAGTTCAAGATAGTCGATAAAAAGTTGGCCCTTCGATAGGTCGGGAGATTGATGTAAGTTTCTCAATGTGACTGATAGGGGTGTGTATAGTACAAAACTCCTGGAGACTGACCTGGAGCCAAAGGGCGAAAATTCATAGGTGCAGGAAGTTGCTGAGGCAATGGCATTGGCTGCTGCATAGATAATGTTGATGGCTGAAGGACACTATGTGTTTCCTGCTGAGCCATCTGCATTTTGTTTTGGTTCAACGACACCATTGGGCTAACCATGTAAGACGGAAGTACAGGTGGAGGTGGCAGAGGAGGAAGATTACCATACTCGTAGGAGATTATATTTCTAGCAGATGGTTGCAAATACTGAACCGGGGGTGGGTTCAGGGTAGAATGATAGAGAGCTGGTGTGTTGGAAATTTGGCCTTGAATTGAGGCCTGCGGCATAAATGATTGATAAGGGCTGTTCTGAGGATTTGGTTGTGCTGGCAAGTTATGATCTGAAATGGATTTTGGTATTGAGGAACTGTTGAATGCCGTCGAGAAAGGAGTTGATGAGGCTAAAGAATTCATCAGTGCAGCGTTTTTAGCTTCTTCGGCTGCTAAGGAAGAAAGGGCAGATATCATAATGTCCTGGGAAGAGCTTGAAGCTGTAAGCTTGTCCGCAACCTCGGCTGCAATTGCCGCTGCAGATTTTTTTGTCATTTGCTCTTGTTTTGCATTGGCAAAAGATGATGGGGCAGATGGTTTGTTCGAGAACACCCGATCTTCTTCCAATTTCTTTCGCACGCTTGCAGCTTCTTCGACCTGAGCTTCCGCAACCTGAAAGTTCATGTAGATGCAGAGATATTAGTATATTCAAAATTAGTTTTAATCCACACTCACGCATGCTAAAAATCAGTCAAATTATTATAATGGTAATTTTTTACAATGAACACAATGTAATTACTTGATTTACTTCACTTGACATCAATTCatatccaaaaaaataaaaaagaaacaaTCCGTTCAAACATCTCCCACCCCTTTTTTCACGGTTATCTCCAGTCTCAGTATATGTGTAATTCATCTCGTTGCCCTTAGCAGCAAAATATTTCCTATTCGCTGGGAATGATTGTGTAGACAGATATATCATGGAATAACAAATAGACTCAGCTTTCTTCGAAAAGAAGCACAGAAGCAAAAAATTGTAAGCAAATTATTTCTAACCTGCATCTGTGTCCGGACATTCTCTAGCTCAGATTCCTaaaaacatcataaaatcagcaCATATACTGAACGTCAAagcagaaaatgaaaaattccATAGTATCAAAGTTGAAACAAAATTGTTCAGAGGACTTCTCACCCACCTGCTCGTGCAGTGCATCACGTAGTTGAGACACAAGTGCCAGCCTATTTGCTTCCACAACTTTAAGTTTTTCGATGCACTGTTTCAAACGAGCTTCTTCCTCTTCCAATTCCTTGGCAAGAGTCTTCCTCGATGGATCCCTAGCTGCGATCCCAAACAGCAAAAAAAATTGACATTTTCATTACAAGGGTCAAAATGTTAGCCAAGAATAAATGTGAATATTTCTACTTTATATATAGGGGTCTTGATTTTTGCACGCGAAGTACTTTGAAGTTTTCAATCAAAAGTGAATGACTTCGTGTAAAGTGTGATATATTTTTTGGCATGTCGGCTTACCCTTCGTCAAAGCAATGTTAACATCATTTTCCATCTTTCTGACATGATGAATTGCAGATTTGCATTTATTCATTTCCTCATCTTCTTTGGCACATTCACTTTGCACCAAGTGAAAAGCAGACACTATTTTTTCTGTAGTGCCGCCTACACTCAGTTTCTGGTTTGAAAACAAATATTCAAGATGTAAGCATCGTTTATCTAAAATATATAGCAATTAGGTCACTGGTATTAGATAAAGAAATGCCAAAAGTACCCGCATAATAATGCATGAAAACAATATCATTAAGAACTTACAGTTCTTATAGACCGTGAATCCCTTTTAACTATTCGGACTGAACGAGAACGCTTTTTGCCAAGCTCCAATGGTTGAGGCAATTCCACACTAAGCATTGTGTCTCTAAGGTTTTGAGCTCGGGAACCAAAGACTCTCCTTTCTTCCCATATGCCAACCTTTTGTAAACAGACATAATCAGCTGGGAAATTTCAAAGATCAAATGCAAATTCATTGTGTCATGTTTGATATCAAGACTCGTTACACTGACATTATAACATGATATGAAAATTATGTTAAAATTTTGAAGGCCTAAATACACTTCTAAACAATTCAATATATCAAATTattaaaggaaaaaaattcaGATTAAGTTCAAGTGAATGTTGAGGGACTTTGAGATATAGTAGTGGCATCCTCTTGAGAATAAACTCACCAATCGAGATACCACATTCTTTCCACGATCATCACCTTTGTTTTCAACCTCTTTGATTGCTGAAGGAAGCACCTTCCAAAACTCAGTAACGAATTCAGTCCCTCTTCGCTTGCTGTTCTGCAGAATGTCATTTGCAAGGTACAGAAGAGGAACTTTTTGAGCTATTTCTGAACTATGAAACTGTTTATCCCATGTTGCAACAACCTGTTCCGCTTTGCTACGATGAAAGATGCACCAGTGCGACAATGCTATTGATGAAGTCAAGGTAAAATAGTAGGCCAAGAAATTTATCGAAAATAAAATCATTGCTTTATCTCATGAGGTAATCGTTCCCTGTAAGGAGGAACTCCAAAAAGTAACCATACAAAACATCCACAAAACAATATCAAGCTATtagtttaagaaattttttatcatCAGAATtacaataaaaggaaaaaagaaaatacaACTAGACAGTGACGTTTGATAAATGCTACTTCTCATACAAAATAAGAAAAGTCGCATATTGATAGAAAAGCTGTAGAAAAGAATGTTACAGTTAATGACCAAATTGTCCAAAAGTAGTTAAAAAGAAGGGTTCTATATGTGAAAAAccaaacacacacatacacatataCGTATAATGAGGCTTGCTATTACAAGAGAAAACATAGAGAAGTATCTTGAACCACAATTCATGAATAAACATCCTAAAACTCAGTAAATTCCATGCCATAAGAAGACTAGCAGAGGAAACAGATTTGTAAACGTTATATAGTCATTACCAACCCCCAATTCATATTTCATACTATTGCAGCTCATAACATTTGACACATTCTCCATGCCGTGATACATATCATCAATTGAACTAAAAAATTTAACAAAAGTAAGttaaaaaaatagagaaaattGGAAAATACAAGAAAAACTTAAGATTTTATCATTTAATCAATGTTGGAATGGTAAATCACCGAAATTCAAGGAAAAGTACACATGTATCCAACAATAGAGCTACATGATAGGACAACGAACGCGTGTAAAACATTTCTATAATTTTAACGAAATCGTTCAACTGAAAATTAAGAAAATCAAACAAACTATCTAAACTAACATTAAAATAAGAGGTTACCGAACATATCCACTTTGGTAGGTAACCGTTATAACCGTTAAATTCAAGACTAAATACATGTCAAACTAACATAAAAAACAGACTTCCATTGTCTGACGCCCCTGATCATAAAAATATAGAAACAACCCAAAACATAGCAAACATAACAAGAAAGTAAAGATGTCTACGAAAGATCAGTTTCGAAACGAGGTCAATTTCTCATCCTATTTTCTTCGCTAAACTTAATTGTTAAACAGCCGAATCCACTTTGAGCATTGGAAGTATTACAGTTTCCAAAATTACAAATTCGAGTAAACCGCCGAATTCACTTTGTCCTTGTTATTATATAAAGGAATCCAAGAAGTACTCAACATTCACTACAcactatacacacacacacacatatatagaaGATCAATCAAAGGCATAACCAAGTAAAAGTAGAAGATAGGATGCTTTCAATGCACTGCTGAGTGCTGTTGAGCTTAGAAAGCTTGTCGGAAAGAATTTCTTCACTGAACACACTGTTCATTCCACGTTAGCAGTTCTTCCCTCCTTCAAAGCCCTTTACATTAAACAAAACAGTTATACACATCAATTAATTTATGTATCAAAGCACAAAAAAGAACCCCAAACCCCTTGAATCAACATAATTAATGTCCAATCCCATTCAAGCATGGAAAATTAATAAAGATTTGATCATTGCAACAAATTACCAAGATGGTCTCCGTAAAATCACCAAATTCAGCAAATGCCGTGAAGTGAAGCACAAAGAAACgagcaaaaagaaaaaaagaaactgAATTGCACCGTATGAggattaaacaaaaattaaaaggtgGCAATTCTTCTGAGAAGTGCACGGCCGCATATCAGAAACGGTGAGAAAACAATCATGAAAAGATGAAACAAAGAAAGAGTTGTTTCAAGAATTCATTCAGCCCTCCTGTTCTGTGAGGAACCCTAAAGCAGCTTTGTTTCTTGGGATGGATTTATATACAGACCAAGAGAGGAGACGCATTGAAGGTGAAAGTGTGCGTGCCTTTTTGGAGAGGGAGATTACGAGGATTTGAGTTTAGAACTTCAAAGGATGCAGTCAGCAATATTTTGGGGTTTTCCCATTTTCAGTTGTCATGCGCACGTGTATACTCTGTCAAACCAAACACGGTTCCTTCATCCATTCGAAccgcaaaaaaaataaatcagtTCAATTATATGGGAAATACTTtacctttattttttaaatcaacTTCTGTATCTATATTAAATCAACTTCTGTATGTACAATAAGTGCATTTACACAAGGTTTTTGTGTTAAATAgttattgttattttttaatttatgactatttataattttttttaatgtaggAAGTGTGTGAGATTATTAAAAGTTCAATAttttagattaaaaaaaatagttttataattttaaaaaatttgtaaaattgATAACATGTAATAGTTGCAGATCAGTtacaatttattaaaatattttttatgatatttttattaaaaaaatgaattaatttttttaatttgtggaggctatttttgataattaaaaaaaacatgataccaaaattaattactttaaattcatcaatattaataataatataaatatagtaTATATAGATTAATATAGATGTAAATATGTTAgtagaatattttaaaatattatcttttgagctttgattttattatattttatttcacaaaatatattaatgaaATCGTCTTACGAGTTACTTTAGTGAAACATATCTCAAACCCGAcccaactcattaaaaatattatttttatgtcaaaaatattttttctcgtTGCATCTATAAACAAGATCAATTTGTCTTATAGATATTatatcatctcacaagagattAGTATATTATATCAACTCACAAGATATTAGTATTCAAATTCCATCAAATCTTTTCCACtaactttaaatttttggaTCTATTTTAATGAATGATTATCTTTTACctttgaattgatgtgattttttATCCAATAAACTAACTTAACTCAAACTACCCAAATTACTCATATCACCTGTCATCATTATACTTTTTTCATACTAAATCATATGTAAActacatatattaaataaattatgcaaAAGCATATTCTTTACATAAACTTTTAGCTAGGTGTCAATCGGGTCGAGTTTTAGGTCAACtcacgaattttttttttaaactcgaACCCAACCCGAACACCCTGAACCCAAACATGAACCCGTCTAATACACttaacccgaattttatttatttaaaaaaaaattaatgaaaaaaattcaaaaaaataaaaaaataataatattttaatttaaacaaataataacaaaattttcgatttaaatttgaatgtttaattataaaaaattaaaagtatatttactaaatcaaataaacaattgttaaaaaaataaaaaaatatacaaaataaatattaaatgatgaaaatttatcatataaatatacaataaattttgttcaaacatacaatatataaaaatataggtaatattttcaaataaaaaatcgggtcaacccgcgacaCTATCCGAAACCCGTCTAACCTGGCACTAACCCGAACCCACCCACCCCGAACCCGACCCGAACTCAAAAAACCCAACCCGaacctattttttttttttttgagtcgTGTCGGGTTGACGGGTCGTGTTGCATTTTGCCACCCCTACTTTTAGCCAAATTAAAATAGTTAAATTTATAattgttgaaattttaaaagaagtaattacaagtttttttataaggataaaatatttaaaaaaattaaatctaaAAGTTTCATAAAATTATTACTGATCAATgcatattattaaatattatatgataaaaaatattaagaacTCTAGAAAATTTTTACATATGtgtatattttgaattaaacttattattttttggaaaaattaGGGAACGTCATAAATTAGTTAAAACaaagataattaaatatatctatatacatatacacaGTATAAAAATGTGAAAACAATACTTttcaataataattataatttaatattactATACATAGCATAATGATGAatggataaaataataaatttgagtaggtttcttgtgaaaTTATCTACAGATCTATATACATGAAAAGTGTCGATTCGGTCCatatataaaattagaaataatatttttgacataaaaataataattttaataagttGGATCGGGTTTGAAATCTATCACACAAAAGTTGTCACGCTCCGAGCCCGGGCCCGCGGCtacgtgactgcacaatgggcccctatagcaactacttcgtattcgtcctcgctttacgaaaatgattaatccaagttgctatagaagtccagtGTAaaccattataaactcattttaaatctttcatttttaagatgtgggacaagggtatcacaatcacccatccttcagaacgcgacgtcctcgtcgcggcctgacccctcgatccaccagcaccgagaatctagaggtggctcctacaggttcaagaggtggctcccgtcatATAGCACTTTGCCCTGCAGGTTCAAGTGGTGGCTCCCATGCACGTAGTACTTTGCcccgcatagcacttatttcatggtgttccatgccggtgactggctctgataccattctgtcacgCCTCGAGCTCGGGTTCgcggctgcgtgactgcacaatgggcccctccctatagcaactacttcgtattcgtcatcgctttacgaaaatgattaacccaagttgctatagaagtccattgtaagccattataaactcattttaaatctttcatttttaagatgtgggacaagggtatcacaaAAGTAATTAAATGAGATGATATCACAAGATAATttgtaaaattaaatataataaaagctcaaagattattttgaaatattatacTACCATATTTACATTTATATTAGTTTAAATTTTCTATATTTAAGGTTGCTTTTACTTTGAATGACATGATTATGCAGATAAATTAGGTTGTGACTATTAAagtaattatataaaatttcaaataatgatagataaataaaatacaattttataaaGCTTGAGACCATTAGAATAATCATCTTTGTATGTGTAGGGTCCAAAAATCCACGAATCCACTTACGAAAAAATTTAATtcattattatataaattatgtgtttaatagttttaattatgaatttataagcaaAATTCAGTTTGATGATTTCAGGTACGGGTATAATTGTTATGACGAAGGGAATCGAGACTAGCCAATGAGCAATGTTTGAGAATTTTAAAGacagtttttatttaaaattaagatatgctattaaaatttttttttaaagtataaAGAAAagaagtattttaaaatattaaattttaagtctTATGGGCTAGCTTCTGCCCGTAGCCTTTTCTATCAAATAACTAAGATTCAAGCATAATGCAAATAAATTTTTCCCCTACCTGATTTTACACATTGCAGCCGCCTCTCTTCCTTTTTCCCCCaggttttcgaaaatttcacaCATAGGTTAGGAAGATTTTGCCTGTAGTTCATTCGCTTCAAGGCTAGAATCTCGTTCTCGGAGTCCAAATTATTTCATACCGATGATCAAAGGCGAATTTTATTCAATCATTTGAAAGCACTATCCAAAcgatattaaatattttcatttgtGTATATTAAAGTTATTATGTTTTCTTGTAAAGAATCTCAATATTTTTTGAAGGAAGCGAGGTATGATGATGTGTACACGTGAAAAGTAAGATGTTCTTGACAATTTTGAAGCATGAATTTATGGATTATAGGGTTTGAAAGGGGTCTGTTGGGGATCGAAATAgattttagaggggggtgaataaactcgttcctttgttggacgtttttgcaaagggtgataaaatcctgttagagataatagcttatcttgttcaaataaatatccaacagattataataataagtgcggaaatgATCTGATGGTATGAgggtgaaaacaataaaacagtaggcagtagacagtagttgtttctggaagttcgaagatgaaatattctacgtctccccttcttctgtttccagatggtatcactaaaagactttggatattacagtataACTTTTGTACACACGCAGTTCAGTAGGACTTACccttagcctactgaaactcttagatTTACAACTCAGTAATaagaatacaacaaagttctcgAAAAAACTCTTTCCCAGATTACAGACTCTTCTCAACAAGATGTAGTAAATTTTATAGCTTGTGAAGAGATAACGAAAcagcagcacaatatgatctcaaaagataaGATAAATGCTATAACGAGTGTGATG
It contains:
- the LOC142530635 gene encoding uncharacterized protein LOC142530635; its protein translation is MNSVFSEEILSDKLSKLNSTQQCIETLSHWCIFHRSKAEQVVATWDKQFHSSEIAQKVPLLYLANDILQNSKRRGTEFVTEFWKVLPSAIKEVENKGDDRGKNVVSRLVGIWEERRVFGSRAQNLRDTMLSVELPQPLELGKKRSRSVRIVKRDSRSIRTKLSVGGTTEKIVSAFHLVQSECAKEDEEMNKCKSAIHHVRKMENDVNIALTKARDPSRKTLAKELEEEEARLKQCIEKLKVVEANRLALVSQLRDALHEQESELENVRTQMQVAEAQVEEAASVRKKLEEDRVFSNKPSAPSSFANAKQEQMTKKSAAAIAAEVADKLTASSSSQDIMISALSSLAAEEAKNAALMNSLASSTPFSTAFNSSSIPKSISDHNLPAQPNPQNSPYQSFMPQASIQGQISNTPALYHSTLNPPPVQYLQPSARNIISYEYGNLPPLPPPPVLPSYMVSPMVSLNQNKMQMAQQETHSVLQPSTLSMQQPMPLPQQLPAPMNFRPLAPGQSPGVLYYTHPYQSH